A window from Flavobacterium gyeonganense encodes these proteins:
- a CDS encoding sialate O-acetylesterase: protein MNFIRNQFLVLIFLILSFSISAQVKLPALVSDNMVLQQNEKVNLWGWASPNEKITIQLGWQYALIEVVASSSGNWKVTVDTPEGSEKAYSITINASNKIVLNNVLIGEVWICSGQSNMYFPVGKEEATWKTGVKNYEEEIVNANYPNIRLFTVLTNASPKPLDDVTGRWTACSPETIKTFSAVAYFYGRELYQKLKIPIGLISSSWGGTKAEAWTSQDVLEGNPEFLTILEEDAKNEKLYQEKLEAYYLNLKNEKLPDNTLKKELKKPKKEANKTSYVLYNAMLHPLINYTIKGVIWYQGESNSGKAKLYQTLFPAMVKNWRDDWKQGDFPFYYVQITPHKGQTPEIRESQLLSLKVIPNSGMAVTTDVGDTNNIHPIDKQTVGHRLALIALAKTYSEHKLVYSGPIYNHMKIKKDKIQLFFDYADSGFKKTTGDLKEFEIAGDDKTYYPAVAKIDGKTIVVSSDKVKNPKSVRFAWKAVPEPNLFNAENLPASPFRTDLSN, encoded by the coding sequence ATGAATTTCATACGAAATCAGTTTTTAGTTTTAATTTTTTTGATCCTTTCATTTTCGATAAGCGCTCAGGTTAAACTGCCGGCTTTGGTTAGTGATAATATGGTTTTACAGCAAAATGAAAAGGTTAATTTGTGGGGATGGGCATCGCCAAATGAAAAAATAACCATTCAGTTAGGCTGGCAATATGCTTTAATAGAAGTCGTTGCAAGTTCCTCAGGAAACTGGAAAGTGACAGTAGATACTCCTGAGGGAAGCGAAAAAGCATATTCCATAACCATTAACGCTTCTAATAAAATTGTACTTAATAATGTTCTTATTGGCGAGGTCTGGATTTGTTCCGGTCAGTCTAATATGTATTTTCCTGTTGGAAAAGAAGAAGCTACCTGGAAAACCGGGGTTAAGAATTATGAAGAAGAAATCGTAAATGCCAATTATCCTAATATCAGATTGTTTACAGTTTTGACCAATGCTTCTCCAAAACCGCTTGACGATGTTACCGGAAGATGGACAGCATGCTCTCCTGAGACAATAAAAACGTTTTCTGCTGTTGCTTATTTTTACGGAAGAGAGTTATATCAGAAATTAAAAATTCCGATTGGTCTAATCTCCTCTTCATGGGGAGGCACAAAAGCAGAAGCCTGGACTTCTCAGGATGTTTTGGAAGGAAATCCGGAGTTTTTAACTATTTTGGAAGAAGATGCTAAAAACGAAAAACTATATCAGGAAAAATTAGAAGCTTATTATTTAAATTTAAAAAATGAAAAATTGCCTGACAATACTTTAAAAAAAGAACTTAAAAAGCCTAAAAAAGAAGCTAATAAAACATCCTATGTACTTTATAATGCAATGTTGCATCCGTTAATCAATTACACTATCAAAGGTGTAATCTGGTACCAGGGCGAAAGCAATTCAGGAAAGGCGAAATTGTATCAGACTTTATTTCCTGCTATGGTAAAAAACTGGAGAGACGACTGGAAGCAGGGTGATTTCCCTTTTTATTACGTGCAGATTACGCCTCACAAAGGACAAACTCCGGAAATTAGGGAATCGCAATTATTATCGTTAAAAGTAATACCCAATAGCGGAATGGCTGTTACGACTGATGTTGGGGATACAAATAACATTCATCCTATAGATAAACAAACTGTAGGGCATAGACTCGCACTCATAGCTTTGGCAAAAACATACAGCGAACATAAATTGGTCTATTCAGGCCCCATTTATAATCACATGAAAATCAAAAAAGATAAAATTCAGTTATTTTTTGATTATGCAGATTCTGGATTCAAAAAAACAACTGGGGATTTAAAAGAATTTGAAATTGCCGGAGATGATAAAACCTATTATCCGGCTGTTGCCAAAATAGATGGTAAAACAATTGTCGTTTCTTCTGATAAGGTAAAAAATCCTAAATCAGTTCGTTTTGCATGGAAAGCAGTTCCCGAACCTAATTTATTTAATGCTGAAAACTTACCGGCATCTCCTTTTCGTACAGACCTAAGTAATTAA